In the genome of Diaphorobacter sp. HDW4A, the window TTGGTCCGAGCTGGGATCGTGTCCCCACTTCGACAGCAACGTCTGCAGCAAAAACGAGTTGGTGCGGTATGCGGGCAACTCGGTGAGGACTCGCAGGATTACGAGGCGGCGGTCTTCCGCCATGAAGGTAGAGAACTGGTTCATTTCTTGTGCAACAAGTAGTCTTCAACTCGGTTCACGCTGTGGGCAAGCGGCTCAATGCGCGCACCCACGGCCTCAATGCTTCCTCGCATTCGCTCCACAGTGGCAACCAGCTCATGCAGCTGCTGCTGGCTGGGCACCTGTGCCATTTGGGCTTCGAGGGTGGTGATGCGGGTGCGCAGCTCCAGCAGCTCCGCGCCGCTCGCAGATTGGCGGCCAACAAACCATGCATAGATCCCGATGGCGGTTAGCATCAACCAGCGGACCGCCTCAAAGCTGTAGGTCATGTCTGTGAAACTCATTGAAGGCCCCATCGTTTCTTTGTTCTTTCGTATACAGCCATGCATGACACACAGCGCTCGCAACCGGGAACCGCCTTGCGTCGTTTCTCGGGGATGTCGTCGCCGCACTCAATACAAAACAGCGCTGAGTCGGCTGCTGTCTTTCCGTCGATCCCGGCGCGCAAGGCTTGGTCCCGCAGAGCATCTGCGCGGATTTGTTCTTCGCGATCACAAGCATCATCAATGTGGTCAGTCACCGGAGCGTCTCCTGCTCATCCCACTTGATGCGCTCTGCAGTTTTGCCTGCGCAAATTGCGTAGAGGTCGTACATCTCTTTGAGCGCCTTCGCGACGGGATCGACATCACCGCCCTGTGGAGCCAGAGGTGGCTCCGGGCACTGCACTTGATACTCCGCCAGACGCGGCTTCTGCGGCCCGGTCGCGGGCGGCGGAGAGTTCGCGCATGACGCCAGGAGGAAACACGCAGCCAGCGCGGCTGTCCGCCGTAGAGTTGAGTTCATGGGTAAGTACCTCGGAGGTCTGCTGGTTGGCCTTCTTGCGCAACTGGATCGTGGCGCGCAGTGCTTGATTGGCTGCTGTCGATCGCTTCACCAGATCGTCATGTGTAGAGAGTTGATCGCCCAGTTGCTTCACGGCCTTGGCGTTGTAGTCCGCCACCTGTGACGCTTTTCCTTCGGAATGCCCGTAGCCGTAGCCACCAACGCCCGCTGCAATCACGGCCAAGACGAATCCCAATGCAATGGCAGATCGACTCATAGTCCCGGTCCCCATGACGCATAGCGCGGTTGATGCACGTTCAAAATGCGTGCTGGGTATTGAAGGTTTTCTTTGCAGTGGACGGCCGCACGCCGCGCCTTGCCGCACGCGGCGTCCACATCCTCACGACTGGGCTGCGCGATCCCGGAAATCGCCGCCTCTTTCTGCCAGTGGCCAAGACCACCGTTGTAGGCGCGCAAGGTGACCCACATACGATCTCGCGATCTATATCTGGTCGGCGTGCGCTCGAACAGCCATTGGTCGTAGACAACCAATGCACGAAGTGCCCACGCGGGATTGAACGGTTCAGCTGTGGCCAGCTCGGGATCGATCGTGGCGATCCATTCCGTGGTTTTAGGCATGAACTGCGCCATGCCTTGTGCGCCGACGCGGGAAACTGCATTCGGCTTCCAGACGCTCTCCTGGTGGACCTGTGCAGCGAACACGGCGACTGGCGCATCCATGCCCCAGACTACACGCGACGTGCGAATCAGCAGTGCCCGATATGGCAGAGCTGCAGCTGGCGCTGCAGGTGCGCCGGTTGCCACCATGGCGAGGGTGTCGGGTGCAACAGATGGCTGCGATGGCTCCTGCGGCTTCTGTGCTTGCTGGGCAGTGCCTGCAAGTTGATGCGTAGCATGCCAAGCCACGCCTGCGGCAAGCGCCAGCGCAACTCCGATGATGATGGCGCGGCTCATTACAGGCCCGCCGCAACACCGATCACCACGCACCCGACGATGATGGCGCGCCGGATCTGGGCAACGCAGAACGCGGTGATGTATTCAGGCTTGGCGACGGGATAGTCCACGTCACCTTCGGGTTCGTCAGTGCCGTGGCGCCAGTCGCGGTACAGGTATGAGTCCGGCCGCGCATAGGGGAACAGCGCACGGTCGAGCCAGTATCCGATCACGGCGGCCAAGGCGATCAGCGATGCCTTGTAGAGCACCACCGGCAATTGCACCGGCGATAGCCAAGCGATCAGCGCGAGCAGCACGACCGCCAAGATGGCAAACAACGAATTGCGCGGAGCGCGCAGCCAGATGGGGATGGATTTGAGCGTCATGCACAGCACAATGCCGCGCATGCTCGAGAGGGGCTAAGTAAAACGTTTTACTTATTGGTTTGGTGTCACGTTAGAGATCATGAAGTCATGAAACGTTCAGCCCGACGGCCGCCGCGCCAGTGCTGATGAAAGCAACCCAAACGACTTCAC includes:
- a CDS encoding DUF2730 family protein, with protein sequence MTYSFEAVRWLMLTAIGIYAWFVGRQSASGAELLELRTRITTLEAQMAQVPSQQQLHELVATVERMRGSIEAVGARIEPLAHSVNRVEDYLLHKK
- a CDS encoding TraR/DksA C4-type zinc finger protein, whose translation is MTDHIDDACDREEQIRADALRDQALRAGIDGKTAADSALFCIECGDDIPEKRRKAVPGCERCVSCMAVYERTKKRWGLQ
- a CDS encoding transglycosylase SLT domain-containing protein yields the protein MSRAIIIGVALALAAGVAWHATHQLAGTAQQAQKPQEPSQPSVAPDTLAMVATGAPAAPAAALPYRALLIRTSRVVWGMDAPVAVFAAQVHQESVWKPNAVSRVGAQGMAQFMPKTTEWIATIDPELATAEPFNPAWALRALVVYDQWLFERTPTRYRSRDRMWVTLRAYNGGLGHWQKEAAISGIAQPSREDVDAACGKARRAAVHCKENLQYPARILNVHQPRYASWGPGL
- a CDS encoding putative holin, whose amino-acid sequence is MTLKSIPIWLRAPRNSLFAILAVVLLALIAWLSPVQLPVVLYKASLIALAAVIGYWLDRALFPYARPDSYLYRDWRHGTDEPEGDVDYPVAKPEYITAFCVAQIRRAIIVGCVVIGVAAGL